The Chitinophagales bacterium genome has a window encoding:
- a CDS encoding pantoate--beta-alanine ligase encodes MVIFKKAEDINAYLLNIRQKGASLGFIPTMGALHKGHISLVEQAHKNGDITVVSIFVNPTQFNDKNDFDNYPSAITEDKMLLEAAGCDIVFIPSVAEVYPESYAKTPVYDFGYLDTILEGAHRPGHFKGVGQVVARLLEIVKPDNLYLGQKDFQQCMVIKDLAKQIPQLHNMHVKICPTLREPDGLAMSSRNRRLTEPERAVANLLYQCLVSIQTKAGLQPFSVVRKECIEILADKGLKPEYVALADASNLALLDEYDTERQMVALIAAFVGDVRLIDNMLLN; translated from the coding sequence ATGGTTATTTTCAAAAAGGCAGAGGATATTAACGCTTACTTATTGAATATCAGGCAGAAAGGTGCTTCTTTGGGCTTTATTCCCACCATGGGGGCATTGCATAAGGGGCATATATCACTGGTAGAACAGGCGCATAAAAACGGCGATATTACAGTTGTCAGCATATTTGTCAACCCTACTCAGTTCAATGATAAGAATGATTTTGATAATTACCCCTCTGCCATTACCGAAGATAAGATGCTGTTGGAAGCGGCTGGATGCGATATAGTATTTATCCCTTCTGTTGCGGAGGTATACCCTGAATCGTATGCAAAAACACCTGTATACGATTTCGGCTACCTCGATACGATTCTTGAAGGAGCACACCGACCGGGACATTTTAAGGGGGTTGGGCAGGTTGTCGCTCGCCTGCTGGAGATAGTAAAGCCTGACAACCTATACTTAGGACAAAAGGACTTTCAGCAGTGTATGGTCATAAAAGACCTGGCGAAGCAAATACCTCAACTGCATAATATGCATGTTAAGATATGCCCCACACTTCGCGAGCCTGACGGGCTGGCTATGAGTTCGCGCAACCGTAGGCTTACAGAACCAGAGCGCGCAGTGGCTAACTTGCTGTATCAATGCCTGGTGTCTATACAGACAAAAGCCGGGTTGCAGCCTTTCAGCGTCGTGAGGAAGGAGTGCATCGAGATATTGGCTGATAAGGGGCTTAAGCCAGAATATGTTGCGCTTGCAGATGCCAGCAACCTGGCGCTGCTTGATGAGTACGATACTGAACGCCAGATGGTGGCATTGATAGCCGCTTTTGTTGGTGATGTAAGGCTCATCGACAATATGTTGCTCAATTAA
- a CDS encoding glycogen/starch synthase — protein MSEDKKRVLIIANELSPYVEFSDFAQILNSLAVKTFDSGVEVRIIMPRFGTINERRHRLHEVVRLSGINIIIDKDDYPLIIKVASLPNARLQVYFMDNEDYFKRKQVFADDKGRFFEDNGERAIFFCKSALETVKKFGWPPDVIHCHGWMTSLVPLYVKTAYKKEPVFNYSKVVYTAQNDQFEGDLGENFLKKAIISTDIKDKDIEPYKDGTNQSLTLGASKYADVVVYGDADTNKTITNEIKPSRYKKVVKYDEGWKEDVSALLDLYKSLTES, from the coding sequence ATGTCAGAAGACAAAAAACGTGTCTTAATCATTGCCAACGAGTTATCTCCTTATGTGGAATTCAGCGATTTCGCCCAGATACTGAATAGCCTGGCAGTAAAAACATTTGATAGTGGTGTAGAAGTTAGGATCATCATGCCACGTTTCGGAACTATTAATGAACGCCGCCACCGCCTGCACGAGGTTGTACGCCTGTCGGGTATTAATATTATAATAGATAAGGACGATTATCCGCTCATCATAAAGGTAGCTTCATTGCCTAATGCACGCCTGCAAGTGTACTTTATGGATAACGAGGACTATTTCAAACGTAAACAGGTATTTGCCGATGATAAAGGCCGTTTCTTTGAGGACAATGGCGAGCGTGCTATATTTTTCTGTAAAAGCGCATTAGAGACAGTTAAGAAATTTGGCTGGCCGCCGGATGTCATTCATTGCCATGGCTGGATGACATCACTGGTACCATTATATGTGAAAACCGCCTATAAAAAGGAGCCCGTGTTCAACTACTCGAAAGTAGTATACACTGCACAGAACGACCAGTTTGAGGGCGACCTTGGCGAAAACTTCCTGAAAAAGGCAATTATCAGCACAGATATAAAAGATAAAGACATAGAGCCATATAAGGATGGTACCAACCAGTCGCTGACACTGGGTGCCAGCAAATATGCCGATGTGGTAGTATATGGTGATGCAGATACAAACAAGACTATAACTAACGAAATAAAGCCAAGCAGGTATAAAAAAGTTGTAAAATATGATGAAGGCTGGAAGGAAGATGTAAGTGCATTGCTGGACTTATACAAAAGCTTAACAGAGTCTTAG
- a CDS encoding DUF4270 family protein: MKQRYSFNTGILIIALGLLLSTGCKEDTIVKSNITPGDNYLGTQSVGDTMTVITKTFLVDKYKTSEKISGLPVIFGLGTIVDPFFGKTNAGIYFQVLPTVNSFSFSSGGYHVDSAVLIMPFSGFAWGNRTDPKPQKYRVYRVEEPMSIDNDYYSNQDLQVNSTLLGEATIDLQKSITDTPYVIDGKAGFKHLRIPLSQAFIDDVTSNIGDDKHVYNTEAEFLAHFNGFYVAPDSATNMANNTDLIPYIVLDGGSDYSNAAVAFYYREDSNPTITKVAFFNYRRESNVEKTAAYSHISRNYSGYPAETFINRYNSTINISDDTLLLQHEPGVCIDIRVPYISNLPVASIIKAEIVLTKISSGVDADSLLTPSRLIPVGVNEDGSEYEILDFISSDITAAVQYIDGLKRTEKDSQGNDITTYRINVPRELQNAIIDKRNELHLRIKGSKGFPGAYRLVAGGRGHSTYKMQLNIVYAKPN, translated from the coding sequence TTGAAGCAGCGTTATTCATTTAATACCGGCATACTGATCATAGCACTGGGCTTGTTGCTGAGCACAGGGTGCAAGGAAGACACCATCGTAAAATCGAACATTACACCGGGAGATAACTACCTGGGTACACAAAGTGTTGGTGATACAATGACCGTTATTACCAAGACATTCCTGGTTGACAAATATAAAACCAGTGAGAAAATAAGTGGTTTACCTGTAATATTCGGACTGGGTACTATCGTCGATCCATTCTTCGGTAAAACCAACGCCGGGATCTATTTCCAGGTATTACCTACCGTTAACTCATTTTCATTCTCATCGGGTGGTTACCATGTTGACTCGGCTGTATTGATCATGCCGTTCTCAGGCTTTGCCTGGGGCAACAGAACCGATCCCAAACCGCAGAAATATAGAGTATACCGTGTAGAAGAACCCATGTCAATAGACAATGACTATTACAGTAACCAGGACCTGCAGGTAAACAGCACCTTACTCGGAGAAGCCACTATTGACCTGCAGAAAAGCATAACGGACACCCCTTACGTAATAGATGGCAAGGCTGGTTTCAAGCACCTGCGCATACCACTCAGCCAGGCTTTTATTGATGACGTGACCAGTAATATTGGCGATGACAAACATGTTTACAACACCGAGGCTGAATTCCTTGCGCACTTCAATGGCTTTTATGTAGCTCCGGATTCAGCCACAAACATGGCCAACAATACCGACCTGATACCCTATATCGTGCTGGACGGTGGAAGCGATTACTCCAATGCAGCAGTTGCTTTTTACTACAGGGAAGACAGTAACCCGACAATAACCAAGGTAGCATTCTTCAATTACAGGCGCGAGAGCAATGTTGAAAAAACAGCTGCTTACAGCCATATCAGCCGCAACTATTCGGGCTACCCTGCTGAAACCTTCATCAACCGTTACAACAGCACTATCAATATATCTGATGACACTTTACTGCTGCAACACGAGCCTGGTGTCTGTATTGATATACGCGTGCCGTACATAAGCAACCTGCCTGTAGCTTCTATCATCAAGGCAGAGATAGTATTGACCAAGATAAGCAGTGGTGTAGACGCCGACAGCCTGCTTACACCCTCCAGGCTTATCCCTGTTGGCGTTAATGAAGATGGTTCCGAGTATGAGATACTGGACTTTATCAGCTCTGATATAACAGCTGCTGTACAATACATCGATGGACTGAAAAGAACTGAAAAAGATAGCCAGGGTAATGACATTACGACATATAGAATTAATGTACCCAGAGAGTTACAAAATGCTATTATTGATAAGCGTAATGAATTACATTTGCGTATAAAAGGGTCCAAGGGCTTCCCTGGTGCATACCGCCTCGTGGCAGGTGGCCGTGGGCATAGCACCTACAAAATGCAATTGAATATCGTTTACGCAAAACCAAACTAA